The following are encoded together in the Coregonus clupeaformis isolate EN_2021a chromosome 24, ASM2061545v1, whole genome shotgun sequence genome:
- the LOC121557192 gene encoding stromal membrane-associated protein 2, which yields MMTGKSVKDIDRYQTVLTSLLSLEENKFCADCDSKGPRWASWNLGIFICIRCAGIHRNLGVHISRVKSVNLDQWTQEQIECVQEMGNAKARRLYEAFLPECFIRPETDQSAEMFIRDKYDKKKYMDKVLDVNRLRKEKTCENIPKEPVVFEKMKLKRENSPKTQSPSVSDLLGLDAPAPPAAVCNGRSSPGERGCPAVVNPATVHSGRDLFSSLPASSLATSTKTTPVGSSMPRGCEASSVPEILSLFLDSAPRQEGSRRKMSKDSILSLYATPPTSHQNLAARAGLYMNPAQLGYYGSYHSLATQGGAMGGGMVTSHSMMALSGQQQNGMMGGQQSIMGAQQNGMVLAQQNGFMAQQGVIGQAVNTSPFMAGVPHSMMAQQQGMVGAQQNGMVGAQQNSMMGAQQNGMLGAQQNGMMGAQQNGMMGAQQNGMMGGVVAVPQQVYGVQQGQQHQVTQHMAGVNFYGANGMMGYGGQHMGGPTTQSSTHMMTSHVWK from the exons GTCCTAGATGGGCGTCATGGAACCTGGGTATATTCATCTGTATCCGCTGTGCTGGGATCCACAGGAACCTGGGTGTCCACATCTCCAGGGTCAAGTCTGTCAACCTGGACCAATGGACACAGGAACagatagag tgtgttCAGGAGATGGGGAATGCCAAGGCCAGACGACTCTATGAAGCTTTCCTACCAGAGtgtttcataagaccagagaCTGACCA GTCAGCAGAGATGTTTATCCGGGACAAATATGATAAGAAGAAGTACATGGACAAGGTCCTAGACGTCAACAGGCTTAGA AAAGAGAAGACCTGTGAAAACATCCCCAAGGAGCCAGTAGTGTTTGAGAAGATGAAGTTG AAGAGAGAAAACAGCCCAAAGACACAGTCTCCGTCTGTCTCAGACCTCCTAGGACTTG atgCTCCTGCTCCCCCTGCTGCTGTATGTAATGGTAGATCCAGCCCTGGAGAGAGGGGGTGTCCTGCGGTGGTTAACCCAGCTACGGTGCACTCTGGCCGGGATCTATTTAGCTCTCTGCCTGCCTCCTCCTTAGCCACCTCCACCAAGACCACG ccgGTGGGTAGCTCCATGCCCAGGGGTTGTGAGGCCTCGTCGGTACCCGAGATCCTCAGCCTGTTCCTGGACTCGGCACCCAGACAGGAGGGCTCTAGGAGAAAGATGTCCAAGgactccatcctctccctctacGCCACCCCACCCACGTCGCACCAGAACCTAGCTGCACGCG CTGGCCTGTACATGAACCCTGCCCAGCTGGGCTACTACGGATCGTACCATTCCCTGGCCACACAGGGGGGAGCGATGGGAGGAGGCATGGTGACATCACACTCCATGATGGCCCTGAGTGGTCAGCAGCAGAACGGCATGATGGGAGGACAGCAAAGCATTATGGGAGCTCAGCAGAACGGAATGGTACTAGCGCAGCAGAACGGCTTTATGGCTCAACAGGGTGTCATTGGGCAAGCGGTCAACACATCCCCGTTCATGGCAGGAgtgccccacagcatgatggctCAGCAGCAAGGCATGGTGGGAGCTCAGCAGAACGGCATGGTGGGAGCTCAGCAGAACAGCATGATGGGAGCTCAGCAGAACGGCATGTTGGGAGCTCAGCAGAACGGCATGATGGGAGCTCAGCAGAACGGCATGATGGGAGCTCAGCAGAACGGCATGATGGGAGGAGTGGTGGCCGTGCCTCAGCAGGTGTACGGAGTACAGCAGGGTCAGCAGCACCAG GTGACCCAGCACATGGCGGGAGTGAACTTCTACGGAGCCAATGGCATGATGGGATACGGCGGTCAGCACATGGGAGGACCAACGACTCAAAGCTCCACCCACATGATGACGTCACACGTCTGGAAGTGA